One Fontisphaera persica DNA window includes the following coding sequences:
- a CDS encoding tetratricopeptide repeat protein yields MLHLPLSVPLGMWHVTGAMNEAIERHRARVAQFPDHELPRFSLGKALFDAGEYAEAKEHFQVALKLKPDWMAVQILLARCELMLGNREAARQALERARVLAEQQNHAGPKAEVEQLLEDLERQD; encoded by the coding sequence GTGCTGCATTTGCCGTTGAGCGTGCCGTTGGGAATGTGGCATGTTACCGGCGCGATGAACGAAGCCATTGAACGTCATCGGGCCAGAGTGGCCCAGTTTCCCGACCATGAGCTGCCGCGCTTCAGCCTGGGCAAGGCGCTTTTTGACGCGGGTGAGTATGCCGAGGCGAAGGAGCACTTTCAGGTGGCGTTGAAGCTCAAACCCGACTGGATGGCGGTGCAAATTTTGCTGGCGCGCTGCGAGTTGATGCTGGGCAATCGCGAGGCGGCCCGCCAGGCATTGGAGCGGGCGCGGGTGCTGGCGGAACAGCAAAATCATGCGGGGCCCAAGGCGGAGGTGGAGCAATTACTGGAGGATTTGGAGCGGCAGGATTGA
- a CDS encoding sulfatase family protein, whose translation MAPRYLLYLGKCSLVAMLLQWWPLAAAPAPNLVMIVSDDHAWTDYGFMGHPYLRTPHLDRLARESLVFTRAYVPASLCCPSLASLITGRYPHQHKITSNDPPLPPGMTPAQFYKTPAFQEGREVMNRHLESVPTLPRLLKERGYWCLQTGKWWQGDYTRGGFTHGMTRGGRHGDEGLDIGRKTMQPIYDFIARARAEQRPFMVWYAPMMPHDPHTPPERLLEHYRPLTPSLHVARYWAMVEWFDETVGELLQYLDAQRLATNTLVVYLADNGWIQSEDNPRYAPKSKQSPYDGGLRTPLMLRWPGRIRPALRPTPVSSVDVLPTLVKLMQLPRMTDLPGVDLLDERAVRRRPAIFGECHTHNAVDLHQPASSLRWRWVVAGDWKLIVPHPANEPEGSLELYHLGRDSREQQNLASREPRRVARLQAMLDAWWRP comes from the coding sequence ATGGCGCCACGTTATTTATTATACCTGGGAAAATGCAGCCTGGTGGCCATGCTCCTGCAGTGGTGGCCGCTGGCCGCGGCACCAGCGCCCAACCTGGTGATGATTGTTTCCGATGACCACGCGTGGACGGATTACGGCTTCATGGGCCATCCGTATTTGCGCACGCCACATTTGGACCGTTTGGCGCGGGAAAGCCTGGTGTTTACGCGCGCCTATGTGCCTGCCAGTTTATGTTGTCCCAGTCTGGCCTCCCTGATTACAGGACGCTATCCGCATCAGCACAAGATTACCAGCAATGACCCGCCGCTGCCGCCGGGCATGACGCCGGCGCAGTTTTATAAAACCCCGGCATTTCAGGAGGGACGCGAAGTCATGAACCGGCACCTGGAAAGCGTGCCCACACTGCCCCGGCTGTTGAAGGAGCGGGGGTACTGGTGTTTGCAAACTGGCAAGTGGTGGCAGGGGGATTACACGCGGGGAGGATTCACCCACGGCATGACCCGGGGCGGGCGGCATGGCGATGAAGGATTGGACATTGGGCGCAAGACGATGCAACCCATCTATGATTTCATAGCCCGGGCCCGGGCCGAACAGCGGCCCTTCATGGTGTGGTACGCCCCGATGATGCCGCACGATCCGCATACACCCCCGGAGCGATTGTTGGAGCATTACCGGCCGCTGACGCCCTCCCTGCATGTGGCGCGTTACTGGGCCATGGTGGAATGGTTTGATGAGACGGTGGGGGAGTTGTTGCAATACTTGGACGCGCAACGGCTGGCGACCAATACCCTCGTGGTTTATCTGGCCGACAATGGCTGGATTCAGAGCGAGGATAATCCACGCTATGCGCCCAAATCCAAACAATCCCCCTATGACGGCGGGTTGCGCACGCCGCTGATGTTACGATGGCCGGGGAGAATAAGGCCGGCGTTGCGCCCCACACCGGTGTCGTCGGTGGATGTTTTGCCCACGCTGGTCAAGCTCATGCAATTGCCGCGGATGACGGACTTACCGGGTGTTGATTTGTTGGACGAGCGGGCGGTGAGACGCAGACCGGCCATTTTTGGGGAGTGCCACACGCACAACGCGGTGGACTTGCACCAGCCCGCCTCGAGCCTGCGCTGGCGCTGGGTGGTGGCGGGGGATTGGAAATTAATAGTTCCCCATCCGGCCAATGAACCGGAGGGGTCGCTGGAACTTTACCATCTGGGGCGAGATTCTCGGGAACAGCAAAATCTCGCCTCCCGTGAGCCGCGGCGGGTGGCTCGTTTGCAGGCCATGTTGGATGCGTGGTGGCGGCCTTGA
- the clpS gene encoding ATP-dependent Clp protease adapter ClpS — translation MPETMEPLTLPDVGETTESQSKDALEPGYLVVCWNDPVNLMSYVTHVFMRVFGWPRQKAEHHMLQVHTQGKSVLVRDTLEKAEHYVHQLHSYSLHATLEKDEPA, via the coding sequence ATGCCCGAAACGATGGAACCTTTGACTCTCCCGGATGTGGGAGAAACGACGGAAAGCCAGTCTAAAGACGCGCTGGAACCGGGTTACCTGGTGGTGTGCTGGAATGACCCGGTCAACCTGATGAGTTATGTGACGCATGTCTTCATGCGGGTTTTCGGCTGGCCCCGCCAGAAGGCCGAACACCACATGCTCCAAGTGCATACGCAGGGCAAAAGTGTGCTCGTGCGCGACACCTTGGAGAAAGCCGAACATTACGTTCACCAGCTCCATAGCTACAGCCTCCACGCCACCCTGGAAAAGGACGAGCCAGCCTGA
- a CDS encoding D-glycero-alpha-D-manno-heptose-1,7-bisphosphate 7-phosphatase, producing MIKPAIFLERDGILNRPRVEGGKAVPPTALKEFEICVEVLPLLRRLKEQGFLLIATTNQPGISRGYLSRFELDRMHALVRQIFPLDDLFFCPHDEMDHCPCRKPRPGLLIEAAYKWHIDLPHSFVISDKWQDAEAARWAGCTSVMIRSASNGAGHHDCVVPDFRAAVEKVLYLHSMNYSIED from the coding sequence ATGATAAAGCCTGCCATTTTTTTAGAGCGCGACGGAATACTCAACCGGCCGCGGGTGGAAGGGGGCAAAGCGGTCCCGCCCACGGCGTTGAAGGAGTTTGAGATTTGCGTGGAAGTGCTGCCCTTGTTGCGTCGTTTGAAGGAGCAGGGGTTTCTGTTGATTGCCACCACCAACCAGCCGGGGATAAGCCGGGGTTATTTGTCCCGCTTTGAACTGGACCGGATGCATGCCTTGGTGCGGCAGATATTTCCCTTGGATGATTTGTTTTTCTGTCCGCACGATGAAATGGATCATTGCCCCTGCCGCAAGCCACGTCCGGGACTGCTGATTGAAGCGGCTTATAAGTGGCACATAGACCTGCCGCATTCCTTTGTCATCAGCGACAAGTGGCAGGATGCCGAGGCGGCCCGGTGGGCGGGTTGTACGTCGGTCATGATTCGGAGCGCCTCCAATGGCGCGGGCCATCATGATTGTGTGGTGCCGGACTTCCGGGCGGCGGTGGAGAAAGTCCTTTATTTGCACAGCATGAATTATTCGATTGAGGACTAA
- a CDS encoding long-chain-fatty-acid--CoA ligase, giving the protein MNLATQWATAAGREPQKAALFWGDATFTHAQLYHQSRWLAAELERLGVRPGDRVGLWLKNCPEFVPALFGIFMANAAAVPINNFLKPEEVAFILEDAGIRHLITDASLAEPSQKLVEKHPGLVVWMVEKMPAMPGDLSDIPPSGCVREEKDLAVLIYTSGTTGRPKGAMLTHGNLLHNIRSCQQMLESTLGDRFVLLLPMFHSFMLTVCVLLPLCTGASIVLIKSIHPAKNIILEILRHQGTILPAVPSFFRLFAQAELPPQLPLRLCISGGAALPVEILREFNRKFPLPLLEGYGLSETSPVASLNPIRGPWKEGSIGVPIPDVELSVQDDQGRFLPPREIGEICIRGGNVMAGYWNQPEATAAVMRDGWLLTGDVGYRDEDGYFYITDRKKDMLIVNGINVYPREIEELIYQYPGIREAAVIGVPDARRGEQPVAFVSLNEGAAFDEYALLRFLRERMAHYKVPRKVTVLPALPRNATGKILKTELRKMA; this is encoded by the coding sequence ATGAACCTTGCAACCCAATGGGCCACGGCCGCCGGGCGTGAACCACAGAAGGCAGCGTTATTTTGGGGGGATGCCACTTTTACCCACGCCCAACTGTACCATCAATCCCGCTGGCTGGCGGCAGAACTGGAGCGGTTGGGGGTGCGGCCGGGGGACCGGGTGGGGTTGTGGCTTAAAAATTGTCCGGAATTTGTGCCGGCCTTGTTCGGGATTTTCATGGCCAACGCGGCGGCCGTTCCCATCAACAATTTTCTCAAGCCCGAGGAGGTGGCTTTCATCCTGGAGGATGCCGGCATCCGGCATCTGATTACGGATGCTTCGCTGGCGGAGCCGTCCCAAAAACTGGTGGAGAAACACCCCGGTTTGGTGGTTTGGATGGTGGAAAAAATGCCGGCCATGCCGGGGGATTTGTCGGATATCCCTCCTTCAGGTTGTGTCCGGGAGGAGAAGGATTTGGCGGTCTTGATTTACACCTCGGGCACGACGGGGCGGCCCAAGGGAGCCATGCTGACCCATGGCAATTTGCTGCATAACATTCGGAGCTGCCAGCAGATGTTGGAGAGCACGCTGGGAGACCGTTTTGTGCTGTTGCTGCCCATGTTTCACAGCTTCATGCTGACGGTGTGCGTGTTGCTGCCCTTGTGCACGGGGGCCTCGATTGTGCTCATCAAATCCATTCATCCCGCGAAAAACATCATCCTCGAGATATTGCGGCATCAGGGCACCATTTTGCCGGCGGTGCCGTCGTTTTTCCGGCTGTTTGCGCAGGCGGAGCTGCCGCCGCAACTGCCGTTGCGGCTGTGCATCAGCGGCGGGGCGGCGCTGCCGGTGGAAATTTTGCGTGAATTCAACCGCAAATTTCCGTTGCCGTTGCTCGAAGGTTATGGCCTGAGCGAGACCAGTCCGGTGGCAAGCCTGAATCCCATCCGCGGGCCGTGGAAGGAAGGCAGCATTGGCGTGCCGATTCCGGACGTGGAATTGAGTGTGCAGGATGATCAGGGTCGCTTTCTGCCACCGCGGGAGATTGGCGAGATTTGCATCCGCGGGGGCAACGTCATGGCGGGCTACTGGAACCAGCCGGAGGCCACCGCGGCGGTCATGCGGGACGGCTGGCTGTTGACAGGCGATGTGGGTTACCGCGATGAAGACGGCTATTTTTACATCACGGACCGCAAGAAGGACATGTTGATTGTCAACGGCATCAATGTGTATCCCCGCGAGATTGAGGAATTGATTTATCAATACCCCGGCATCCGCGAGGCGGCGGTCATCGGCGTGCCGGATGCCCGCCGTGGTGAGCAACCTGTAGCGTTTGTGTCCTTGAATGAAGGAGCGGCATTTGACGAGTATGCCCTCTTGCGTTTTTTGCGCGAGCGCATGGCACATTACAAGGTGCCCAGGAAAGTGACGGTGCTGCCGGCCTTGCCGCGCAACGCCACCGGTAAAATCCTCAAGACCGAGCTGCGCAAGATGGCCTGA
- the lpdA gene encoding dihydrolipoyl dehydrogenase, giving the protein METRAFDLVVIGAGPGGYVAAIRAAQLGLQTACVDKEAVLGGTCLRIGCIPSKVLLESSARYQEALTGLAQHGVRVNGVSLDLPAVLQRKDQVVRALTKGIEGLFRKNKITHFQGTASFLSPHEIEVRGQDNVRLQAKHFIIATGSVSAPLPGVELDGERIVTSTEALSFAEVPRRLVVIGAGFIGLELSCVWQRFGAQVTVLEYLNRILPGTDEEIAQEAQKIFTRQGLKFHLNTRVTSARRVGGHCVVEREGAEPLECDYVLLAVGRVPHTAGLGLERLGIALERGRIPVNERFATAVPGVYAIGDVIHGPMLAHKAEEEGIACVEGIVRGHGHVDYDLIPGVVYTHPEIAAVGKTEAQLKERGIPYRKGIFPLLASGRARTLGETEGKIKVLAHAETDRLLGVHLIAPHAGEMIGEAAAAMAFGASAEDLARVCHAHPTLSEALKEAALAVDGRAIHI; this is encoded by the coding sequence GTGGAAACCAGAGCGTTTGATTTGGTGGTGATTGGAGCGGGACCGGGCGGCTATGTGGCGGCCATCCGCGCCGCCCAGCTTGGCCTGCAAACGGCGTGTGTGGACAAAGAGGCGGTTCTGGGCGGCACCTGCCTGCGCATTGGCTGCATCCCCAGCAAAGTCTTGCTGGAATCCAGCGCCCGCTATCAGGAAGCCCTCACCGGCCTGGCCCAGCATGGAGTGCGGGTGAATGGAGTGAGCCTCGATTTGCCTGCCGTGCTCCAGCGGAAAGACCAGGTGGTGCGCGCCTTGACCAAAGGCATTGAGGGGTTGTTTCGGAAAAATAAAATCACGCACTTTCAAGGCACGGCTTCCTTTTTGTCGCCCCACGAAATTGAAGTCCGCGGCCAGGACAATGTGCGTCTGCAGGCGAAACATTTTATCATCGCCACGGGCAGTGTTTCCGCGCCATTGCCCGGGGTGGAATTGGACGGCGAGCGCATTGTGACCAGCACGGAAGCGCTCTCCTTTGCGGAAGTGCCGCGGCGACTGGTGGTCATTGGCGCCGGTTTCATTGGTCTGGAGCTCAGTTGTGTCTGGCAGCGGTTCGGCGCCCAAGTCACTGTCTTGGAATATCTCAACCGCATTCTGCCGGGGACGGATGAGGAAATAGCCCAGGAGGCGCAAAAAATATTCACGCGGCAGGGACTGAAATTTCATCTCAACACGCGGGTGACCTCCGCACGGAGGGTGGGCGGCCATTGCGTGGTGGAGCGTGAGGGTGCTGAGCCATTGGAATGTGATTATGTGTTGCTTGCGGTGGGCCGGGTGCCGCATACGGCTGGTTTGGGATTGGAGCGGCTGGGAATTGCGCTGGAACGAGGACGCATTCCCGTCAATGAGCGTTTTGCCACCGCCGTGCCGGGCGTGTACGCCATTGGCGATGTCATTCATGGCCCCATGCTGGCGCACAAGGCCGAGGAGGAGGGCATCGCTTGTGTGGAGGGCATAGTCCGGGGACATGGGCATGTGGATTACGACTTGATTCCCGGAGTGGTGTACACCCATCCGGAAATTGCCGCCGTGGGTAAAACGGAGGCACAATTAAAAGAACGGGGCATTCCTTATCGCAAAGGGATTTTTCCACTATTGGCCAGCGGCCGCGCCCGCACGCTCGGCGAAACGGAGGGCAAAATCAAAGTGCTGGCACATGCCGAAACTGATCGCTTGCTGGGCGTCCACCTGATTGCGCCCCATGCCGGGGAAATGATTGGGGAAGCGGCGGCGGCCATGGCGTTTGGGGCCAGCGCGGAAGATTTGGCGCGGGTATGCCATGCCCACCCCACCTTGTCCGAGGCGCTCAAAGAGGCGGCCCTGGCCGTGGACGGCCGCGCCATTCATATTTGA
- a CDS encoding class I adenylate-forming enzyme family protein, whose product MSATRQLYELWRHTASHHADSLALWDVPGGRRWTFAQLARDSETPPPAADHGICHPRGNGADFILELLRGWRHGLVTCPLDRDLGLAFAGPLPAQCAHLKVTSATTGAPRLVAFSAEQLCADASHIMQGMHLCPAWANLAAISLAHSYGFSSLVLLLVLQGMPLILAGGGLPEQLRAASSLWPDLVLPSVPALWRTWLEATVIPPNIRVAISAGAPLPLALEQQIFERHGLKVHNFYGSTECGGIAYDPTSEPRQHAQLAGRVMPGVQVSLNPEGCVEVQGPNVGMGYWPEPDPTLAGGVFRTRDLGEMREGLLFLRGRASDQINVAGRKVAPDAIEQVLRNHPEVRECVVFGVPDHAGHRGEAIVAAVVLSAPQVLGAVRQYTQNQLPPWQWPKHWWLTEELSPNERGKISRAQWSARYQAAHKTAAPG is encoded by the coding sequence GTGTCTGCAACCCGGCAACTGTACGAGCTTTGGCGGCACACAGCCTCGCACCACGCCGACTCGCTGGCTCTCTGGGATGTGCCCGGTGGGCGGCGCTGGACCTTTGCCCAACTGGCCCGTGACTCAGAAACACCCCCGCCCGCGGCCGACCATGGCATTTGCCATCCCAGAGGCAACGGGGCGGATTTTATCCTGGAACTGTTGCGCGGATGGCGTCATGGCCTGGTCACCTGCCCCCTGGACCGGGACCTCGGACTGGCGTTTGCCGGCCCCTTACCCGCGCAATGCGCCCACCTCAAAGTCACCAGTGCCACCACGGGAGCGCCGCGGCTGGTGGCGTTTTCCGCCGAGCAACTTTGTGCCGATGCCAGCCACATCATGCAAGGCATGCATCTGTGCCCCGCATGGGCCAATCTGGCCGCGATTTCCCTGGCCCATTCCTACGGTTTCTCCAGTCTGGTGCTCTTACTGGTGCTGCAGGGCATGCCGTTAATTCTGGCCGGAGGCGGTCTGCCAGAACAACTCCGCGCCGCCAGCTCCCTGTGGCCGGATTTGGTTTTGCCTTCCGTGCCTGCTCTTTGGCGCACCTGGTTGGAGGCCACGGTTATTCCTCCCAACATTCGAGTGGCCATCAGCGCCGGCGCGCCCCTGCCGCTGGCGTTGGAACAACAAATCTTTGAGCGGCACGGGTTGAAAGTGCACAATTTCTATGGCTCCACCGAATGCGGCGGCATCGCGTATGACCCCACCAGCGAACCGCGCCAGCACGCCCAGCTCGCCGGCAGGGTCATGCCGGGAGTCCAGGTGAGCCTCAATCCGGAAGGCTGCGTGGAAGTACAAGGCCCCAATGTCGGAATGGGATATTGGCCGGAACCAGACCCGACCTTGGCCGGCGGCGTTTTTCGCACGCGCGACCTTGGAGAAATGCGGGAGGGCCTGCTCTTTTTACGGGGACGAGCCAGCGACCAAATCAACGTGGCTGGGCGCAAAGTGGCGCCAGATGCCATTGAGCAAGTGCTGCGCAACCATCCGGAAGTGCGGGAATGTGTGGTTTTTGGCGTGCCGGACCACGCCGGGCACCGCGGGGAAGCCATCGTTGCCGCCGTGGTCTTGAGCGCGCCGCAAGTGCTGGGCGCCGTGCGGCAATACACCCAAAATCAATTGCCTCCTTGGCAATGGCCCAAACACTGGTGGTTGACGGAGGAGCTTTCGCCCAATGAACGGGGCAAAATCTCACGCGCCCAATGGTCAGCGCGATATCAGGCGGCGCACAAAACCGCCGCGCCGGGCTGA